One Sphingomonas endolithica DNA segment encodes these proteins:
- a CDS encoding TonB-dependent receptor, translating to MAHFRFARRLLQTGVALFALTTVPAFSQETAPAADDLQAAGVEDAAAQGEVIVTARRRQERLLDVPVAISAFSGAQLEASGALDVTDLANVTPNVTLEVSRGTNSTLTAFIRGVGQQDPVAGFEAGVGIYLDDVYLNRPQAAVLDIYDVERIEVLRGPQGTLYGRNTIGGAVKYVTRRIGDDPTLNVRASYGSYDQADGVISASAPIGNSGFKIGGAVARLSRGGFGDNLTTGEENYNRDLWAARGTLQYDPSSSVFFRLSGDYTKDNSNTRGGHRLIPALNSTAFPVLDDVYDSRGALVAPKQKVEAYGGSLFAELKPTDWLTFRSITGYRKDDSATPIDFDALPAVDVDVPAFYNNKQFSQEVQLLVDTGPFNALLGLYYLDAKARTVFDVRTPNTVTALTFGDVRTDTVAIFGDATYDITPALSVSVGGRYTWDTRRSQVERNVYLGASPFFGGTTAPILRQTDFRGSADFAKFTPRASISFKPAQDNLLYASYAKGFKGGGFDPRGVGTAAPDLNGNGISGAGGDQDDIFDFLSFEPETVESYEIGYKASLFDRRLTLALAGFHARYTDVQVPGSVGQTLNGVQTFVGVTTNAGRARINGIEAEANLTVLRGGDGQRLSLAGTVGYLDAKYTRFIDARGIDVANRRKFQNTPDLTASGTIAYTQPIGDGSIDLSSTLSYRSDSQQFEVKTPGLDQPGFALLDANIVYNINERFSIGVHGKNLTDKRYIVSGYNFLTQNPDSGEYVLSAVPTNPNYLKPGLAPTLGNTGTLTAYYGNPRQVFATFTAKF from the coding sequence ATGGCTCACTTCAGGTTCGCGCGCCGCTTGCTTCAGACGGGTGTCGCACTGTTCGCCTTGACGACGGTCCCGGCCTTTTCGCAGGAAACCGCGCCTGCGGCTGACGACCTGCAGGCGGCCGGGGTCGAGGATGCCGCTGCCCAGGGTGAGGTCATCGTCACCGCCCGCCGCCGCCAAGAACGGCTGCTCGACGTGCCGGTCGCCATCTCCGCCTTCTCGGGCGCGCAGCTCGAGGCATCGGGTGCGCTGGACGTCACCGACCTGGCCAATGTCACCCCCAACGTCACGCTGGAAGTGTCGCGCGGGACCAACTCCACGCTGACCGCCTTCATCCGCGGTGTCGGCCAGCAGGACCCGGTTGCCGGCTTCGAGGCCGGCGTCGGCATCTATCTCGACGACGTCTATCTCAATCGTCCGCAGGCGGCGGTGCTCGACATTTACGACGTGGAGCGGATCGAAGTGCTGCGCGGGCCGCAGGGCACGCTGTACGGCCGCAACACGATCGGCGGTGCGGTGAAGTACGTGACGCGGCGTATCGGCGACGATCCGACGCTGAACGTTCGCGCCAGCTATGGCAGCTACGATCAGGCGGATGGGGTGATCAGCGCAAGTGCGCCGATCGGCAATAGCGGCTTCAAGATCGGCGGCGCGGTGGCGCGGCTCAGCCGCGGCGGCTTTGGCGACAATCTCACCACGGGCGAGGAAAACTATAACCGCGATCTATGGGCTGCCCGCGGCACGCTGCAATACGATCCCAGCAGCAGCGTCTTCTTCCGCCTGTCCGGCGACTACACCAAGGACAATAGCAATACGCGCGGCGGCCACCGCTTGATCCCCGCGCTCAACAGCACGGCCTTCCCGGTGCTCGACGACGTCTATGACAGCCGCGGCGCGCTGGTCGCCCCGAAGCAGAAGGTCGAGGCCTATGGCGGCTCGCTGTTCGCCGAATTGAAGCCGACGGACTGGCTGACCTTCCGGTCGATCACCGGCTATCGCAAGGACGATAGCGCCACGCCGATCGATTTCGACGCGTTGCCGGCGGTGGATGTCGATGTGCCTGCTTTCTACAACAACAAGCAGTTCAGCCAGGAAGTGCAATTGCTGGTCGATACCGGGCCGTTCAATGCGCTGCTCGGCCTCTATTATCTCGACGCCAAGGCACGCACCGTGTTCGACGTGCGGACGCCGAACACGGTCACCGCGCTGACGTTCGGCGATGTCCGCACCGATACCGTCGCGATCTTCGGCGATGCGACCTACGATATCACGCCCGCGCTCAGCGTGTCGGTGGGTGGCCGCTACACCTGGGACACGCGCCGCTCGCAAGTGGAGCGCAACGTCTATCTGGGCGCTTCGCCCTTCTTCGGCGGCACCACCGCGCCGATCCTGCGGCAGACCGACTTCCGCGGTTCGGCGGACTTCGCCAAGTTCACCCCGCGCGCGTCGATCAGCTTCAAGCCCGCGCAGGACAATCTGCTGTACGCAAGCTACGCCAAGGGCTTTAAGGGCGGCGGCTTCGATCCGCGCGGCGTGGGCACGGCGGCGCCCGATCTCAACGGCAACGGCATTTCCGGTGCCGGCGGCGATCAGGACGACATCTTCGATTTCCTATCGTTCGAGCCCGAGACGGTCGAAAGCTACGAGATCGGCTACAAGGCCAGCCTGTTCGATCGGCGGCTGACGCTCGCCTTGGCGGGCTTCCATGCGCGCTATACCGACGTGCAGGTGCCTGGATCGGTCGGGCAGACGTTGAACGGCGTGCAGACGTTCGTCGGCGTTACCACCAATGCCGGCCGTGCGCGGATCAACGGCATCGAAGCGGAAGCGAACCTGACGGTGCTGCGTGGTGGGGATGGCCAGCGGCTGAGCTTGGCCGGCACGGTGGGCTATCTCGATGCGAAATATACCCGCTTCATCGATGCCCGCGGCATCGACGTCGCCAACCGGCGCAAGTTCCAGAACACGCCGGACCTGACGGCAAGCGGCACGATCGCTTATACACAGCCGATTGGCGACGGATCGATCGATCTCAGCTCGACCCTGTCCTACCGCAGCGATTCGCAGCAGTTCGAAGTGAAAACGCCGGGGCTTGATCAGCCGGGATTTGCATTGCTCGACGCCAATATCGTCTACAACATCAACGAGCGTTTTTCGATCGGCGTCCATGGCAAGAACCTGACGGACAAGCGCTACATCGTCTCCGGATACAATTTCCTGACGCAAAATCCAGATAGCGGTGAGTATGTCCTGTCGGCGGTGCCGACCAATCCGAATTACCTTAAGCCCGGCCTCGCCCCGACGCTCGGCAATACCGGCACGTTGACGGCCTATTACGGCAACCCCCGCCAGGTCTTCGCCACATTCACGGCGAAGTTCTGA
- a CDS encoding MBL fold metallo-hydrolase, with protein sequence MANPPLRAAIIPVTPLQQNCTLLWCTETMRGAFVDPGGDLPKLKAAAAQHGVTIEKIILTHGHFDHAGEAKPLAEELGVPIEGPHEADLFLLETLAEDGMKYGIMGGKSFVPDRWLVEGDTVTVGNLTLHVYETPGHTPGHVIFHHPESKLALVGDVLFQGSVGRTDFPRSNHADLITSVVTKLWPLGDDTAFIPGHGPTSNFGHERRYNPFVGEGATG encoded by the coding sequence ATGGCCAATCCACCGCTTCGCGCTGCAATCATCCCCGTCACGCCGCTGCAGCAGAATTGCACGTTGCTGTGGTGCACCGAAACGATGCGGGGCGCGTTCGTCGATCCCGGTGGCGATCTTCCCAAGCTGAAGGCAGCCGCCGCGCAGCATGGTGTGACGATCGAGAAGATCATCCTGACGCACGGCCATTTCGACCATGCCGGCGAAGCCAAGCCGCTCGCCGAGGAGCTCGGCGTGCCGATCGAAGGGCCGCATGAGGCCGATCTGTTCCTGCTCGAGACGTTGGCCGAGGACGGGATGAAATACGGCATCATGGGCGGCAAGTCGTTCGTGCCGGATCGCTGGCTGGTCGAGGGCGATACGGTGACGGTCGGCAACCTGACGCTGCACGTCTACGAGACCCCCGGGCACACGCCCGGCCATGTCATTTTCCACCACCCCGAATCGAAGCTGGCGCTGGTCGGCGACGTGCTGTTCCAGGGCTCGGTCGGCCGCACCGATTTCCCGCGCAGCAACCATGCCGACCTGATCACATCGGTGGTGACCAAGTTGTGGCCGCTCGGCGACGACACCGCGTTCATCCCCGGCCACGGCCCGACGAGTAATTTCGGCCACGAGCGCCGCTACAATCCATTCGTCGGCGAAGGTGCTACCGGCTGA
- a CDS encoding MerR family transcriptional regulator: MIPPGTPDKAAGAFRTIGELSRETGLPQHILRYWETRFPQLRPLQRAGNRRYYRPADVALVQRIDGLLNHQGYTILGVQKLLAAERKSPPKAAMETDDAQVIRAVRDGLADALDTDSRSIED, translated from the coding sequence ATGATCCCGCCCGGGACACCCGACAAGGCGGCGGGGGCGTTCCGGACAATCGGCGAGCTTTCCCGCGAGACCGGGCTGCCGCAGCATATCCTGCGTTATTGGGAAACGCGCTTCCCACAATTGCGCCCGCTGCAGCGCGCCGGCAATCGCCGCTACTATCGGCCCGCGGACGTCGCGCTGGTACAGCGGATCGACGGCCTGCTGAACCACCAGGGCTATACCATCCTCGGCGTGCAGAAGCTGCTGGCGGCCGAGCGCAAGTCTCCGCCGAAAGCGGCGATGGAGACGGATGACGCCCAGGTAATACGGGCGGTGCGCGACGGGCTCGCGGATGCCCTAGATACCGACAGCCGTTCTATCGAGGACTGA
- a CDS encoding integration host factor subunit alpha gives MAPVGTLTRADLAESLHHQVGLSRADSAKMVEDILAHMCESLSRGENVKISGFGTFVLRDKGERVGRNPKTGVEVPIAPRRVLTFRASQMMRDRIVSGG, from the coding sequence ATGGCGCCTGTAGGTACACTGACACGAGCCGATCTGGCGGAATCGCTTCATCATCAGGTGGGGCTGTCGCGCGCCGATTCCGCCAAGATGGTCGAGGATATTCTCGCCCATATGTGCGAATCACTGTCGCGCGGTGAGAACGTCAAGATTTCCGGCTTCGGCACCTTCGTGCTGCGCGACAAGGGGGAACGCGTGGGCCGTAATCCCAAGACCGGGGTCGAGGTGCCGATCGCACCGCGACGGGTGCTCACCTTCCGCGCGAGCCAGATGATGCGCGATCGCATCGTCAGCGGCGGCTGA
- a CDS encoding spinster family MFS transporter: MTDTTAPTPVKPSSGYSALVLGMLLLVYTFNFLDRQILGILVQPIKAELHLSDTQLGLLGGTAFAILYSTLAIPLALIADRTSRSWVITISLTVWSLFTALCGLATSFGQMFLFRLGVGVGEAGGVAPSYALIADYFPPERRARALGIYSMGIPIGLAMGTLLGAFIATYVDWRAAFITVGVAGIVIAPIFRLIVKEPVRAVAPVGRAPVSAVFAILARKPSFWLMAFAASMSSLAGYGLAFWVPSLMIRSYGFDLQGAALYFASLLLVGGASGVFLGGVLADRLGGDRGNYAKLPAIAWLITGPLFIAGFLSPSPWVAWFFFIIPNALNILWLGPLTTAVQHLVPAHMRATASASFLLINNLIGLGIGSVAIGALSEALTARFGTEALRYSAVAVACFYVLATILAFLAVKPLRRDWVDEPVAA; the protein is encoded by the coding sequence ATGACCGACACCACTGCACCGACTCCCGTCAAGCCGAGTTCCGGCTACAGCGCGCTGGTGCTGGGCATGCTGTTGCTGGTCTATACCTTCAACTTCCTGGACCGGCAGATCCTCGGCATCCTGGTGCAGCCGATCAAGGCGGAACTGCATCTGAGCGACACGCAATTGGGGCTGCTCGGTGGGACCGCCTTTGCGATCCTCTATTCGACGCTCGCCATACCATTGGCGCTGATCGCCGACCGCACCAGCCGGTCCTGGGTGATCACGATCAGCCTGACGGTATGGAGCCTGTTCACCGCTTTGTGTGGGCTGGCGACGAGCTTCGGGCAGATGTTCCTGTTCCGCCTGGGCGTCGGTGTGGGCGAAGCGGGCGGCGTGGCGCCGTCCTATGCGCTGATCGCCGACTATTTTCCGCCCGAACGGCGTGCGCGCGCGCTCGGCATCTATTCGATGGGTATTCCGATCGGGCTAGCCATGGGCACGTTGCTCGGGGCGTTCATCGCCACCTATGTCGATTGGCGCGCGGCGTTCATCACGGTCGGCGTGGCGGGCATCGTCATCGCGCCAATCTTCCGCCTGATCGTCAAGGAGCCGGTCCGCGCGGTAGCGCCAGTGGGGCGGGCGCCGGTCAGCGCGGTGTTCGCGATCCTGGCGCGGAAACCCAGTTTCTGGCTAATGGCCTTTGCCGCCTCGATGAGCAGCCTGGCCGGCTATGGACTCGCCTTCTGGGTGCCGTCGCTGATGATCCGCAGCTACGGCTTCGACCTGCAAGGCGCGGCTTTGTACTTCGCCTCGCTCTTGCTGGTCGGCGGGGCGAGCGGCGTGTTCCTGGGCGGCGTACTGGCCGACCGGCTGGGCGGCGACCGGGGCAATTACGCCAAGCTGCCGGCGATCGCCTGGCTGATCACCGGGCCGCTGTTCATCGCCGGCTTCCTGTCGCCCTCCCCGTGGGTCGCCTGGTTCTTCTTCATCATCCCCAATGCGCTCAACATCTTGTGGCTGGGGCCGCTGACCACCGCCGTGCAGCACCTGGTCCCTGCGCATATGCGCGCGACCGCCTCGGCGAGCTTCCTGCTGATCAACAATCTGATCGGGCTCGGCATCGGATCGGTGGCGATCGGGGCCTTGTCCGAGGCGCTGACCGCACGGTTCGGCACCGAGGCACTGCGCTATTCGGCGGTCGCCGTGGCGTGCTTCTACGTGCTGGCGACGATCCTGGCGTTTCTGGCGGTGAAGCCGCTGCGCCGGGACTGGGTAGACGAGCCGGTGGCCGCCTAA
- the rpmF gene encoding 50S ribosomal protein L32, translated as MAVPKRKTTPSKRGMRRSHDSLTVASFQECPNCGELKRPHNLCNSCGHYNGREIISVEG; from the coding sequence ATGGCCGTCCCCAAGAGAAAAACTACGCCGTCCAAGCGCGGCATGCGTCGTAGCCACGATTCGCTGACCGTGGCGTCGTTCCAGGAATGCCCGAACTGCGGCGAACTGAAGCGGCCGCACAATCTGTGCAATTCCTGTGGCCATTATAACGGCCGCGAGATCATCTCGGTCGAAGGCTGA
- the plsX gene encoding phosphate acyltransferase PlsX yields the protein MTDSSRIAVDAMGGDKGLAVMLAGVARARHNFPDMRFILVGDEAAIREGLAAHPNLTANSEIVHAPEVVGSSDKPSQALRRAKKTSMGIAIDLVKQGRAGAAVSSGNTGALMAMAKLSLRMLPGIDRPALAAMLPTLGENDVVVLDLGANTECDARNLVQFAVMGAAYARTTLELASPRVALLNIGSEDQKGTDEIRDAAQAIKEATHLPMTFTGFIEGDRLSRGDVDVIVCDGFSGNIALKTAEGTARFVADLLKRAFQSSIRSKIGFLISKPATELLRHHLDPNVHNGAVFLGLNGIVVKSHGGASEIGVATAIAAAAKMVRDDLTRRISEDLGNFEAKAA from the coding sequence GTGACCGACAGCTCCCGGATTGCCGTCGATGCGATGGGCGGCGACAAGGGGCTGGCGGTGATGCTGGCCGGCGTTGCGCGTGCGCGGCACAATTTCCCGGACATGCGCTTCATCCTCGTCGGGGATGAGGCCGCGATTCGGGAAGGCTTGGCGGCGCACCCCAATCTCACCGCCAATTCCGAAATCGTCCATGCGCCCGAAGTGGTCGGCTCGAGCGACAAGCCGAGCCAAGCATTGCGGCGCGCCAAGAAGACGTCGATGGGCATCGCCATCGACCTGGTGAAGCAGGGCCGTGCCGGTGCCGCCGTGTCGTCGGGCAACACCGGCGCGCTGATGGCGATGGCGAAGCTGAGCCTGCGCATGCTGCCGGGAATCGACCGGCCGGCGCTCGCGGCCATGCTGCCCACGCTCGGCGAAAACGACGTCGTCGTGCTCGATCTTGGTGCCAACACCGAATGCGATGCACGCAATCTGGTGCAGTTCGCGGTGATGGGCGCCGCTTATGCCCGGACCACGCTGGAACTGGCATCGCCCCGCGTTGCCCTGCTCAACATCGGCAGCGAAGACCAGAAGGGAACCGACGAGATCCGCGATGCCGCGCAGGCGATCAAGGAGGCAACGCATCTGCCGATGACCTTTACCGGTTTCATCGAGGGTGACCGTCTGTCGCGCGGCGATGTCGATGTCATCGTGTGCGATGGTTTCTCCGGCAATATCGCGCTCAAGACCGCCGAGGGCACGGCGCGATTCGTCGCCGACCTGCTGAAGCGCGCGTTCCAGAGCTCGATCCGCTCCAAGATCGGCTTCCTGATCTCGAAGCCCGCCACCGAATTGCTCCGCCACCACCTCGATCCGAACGTGCATAACGGGGCCGTCTTCCTGGGCCTGAACGGCATCGTGGTGAAGAGCCATGGCGGCGCCAGCGAGATCGGCGTCGCGACCGCGATCGCTGCGGCGGCCAAGATGGTGCGCGACGATCTGACCCGCAGGATCAGCGAAGACCTCGGCAATTTCGAGGCGAAGGCAGCATGA
- a CDS encoding beta-ketoacyl-ACP synthase III yields MNQQAEPGPMRSVITGTGSALPARRVSNAELAETVDTTDEWIVERTGIRFRHIAGPDETTATLAADACKAALAAAGRAAQDVDLIVLATATPDQTFPASATKVQAMLGIDDCVAFDVAAVCSGFLYALQVADSMIRAGVHKCALVIGAETFSRILDWEDRTTCVLFGDGAGAIVLEAEQGGTRGILGTKLHADGRHNDLLYVDGGPSTTGTVGKLRMKGREVFRHAVVNLASVMTETLTAAGLDAGDVDWVVPHQANARILDATARKLGLPPGKVVVTVDQHANTSAASVPLALDTAVRDGRIQPGHLLVLEAMGGGFTWGAAVVRF; encoded by the coding sequence ATGAACCAGCAAGCGGAACCCGGCCCCATGCGTAGCGTGATCACCGGCACCGGATCGGCACTGCCGGCGCGCCGCGTGTCGAATGCCGAACTGGCAGAGACGGTGGATACGACCGACGAGTGGATCGTCGAGCGCACCGGCATCCGGTTCCGCCACATCGCCGGCCCCGACGAAACCACCGCGACGCTCGCCGCCGATGCCTGCAAGGCGGCGCTGGCCGCAGCTGGCCGGGCGGCACAGGATGTGGACCTGATCGTGCTGGCGACCGCCACGCCCGACCAGACCTTCCCGGCCAGCGCCACCAAGGTGCAGGCGATGCTCGGCATCGACGATTGCGTCGCCTTCGACGTGGCGGCGGTGTGTTCGGGCTTCCTCTACGCGCTGCAGGTCGCCGACAGCATGATCCGCGCGGGCGTGCACAAGTGCGCGCTGGTGATCGGCGCCGAGACGTTCAGTCGCATCCTCGATTGGGAGGACCGCACCACCTGCGTGCTGTTCGGCGACGGTGCCGGGGCGATCGTGCTCGAGGCCGAACAAGGCGGCACGCGTGGCATTCTGGGCACCAAGCTGCATGCCGACGGCCGGCACAACGACCTGCTCTACGTCGATGGCGGCCCGTCCACGACGGGAACGGTCGGCAAGCTGCGCATGAAGGGCCGCGAGGTGTTCCGCCACGCGGTGGTCAATCTCGCCTCGGTAATGACCGAGACGCTGACCGCGGCCGGCCTGGACGCGGGCGACGTCGACTGGGTCGTGCCGCACCAGGCGAACGCCCGCATCCTGGATGCGACGGCGCGCAAGCTCGGCCTGCCACCCGGCAAGGTGGTCGTCACGGTCGATCAGCACGCCAACACTTCTGCCGCCTCGGTGCCGCTGGCGCTGGATACCGCCGTTCGCGACGGGCGCATCCAGCCGGGCCACCTGCTGGTGCTGGAGGCGATGGGCGGGGGCTTCACCTGGGGTGCCGCGGTGGTACGCTTCTAG
- a CDS encoding peptide chain release factor 3 — protein sequence MSQISDRRTFAIISHPDAGKTTLTEKLLYFGGAIHLAGEVKARGQNRRARSDWMKIEQQRGISVTSSVMTFEKDGLTFNLLDTPGHEDFSEDTYRTLTAVDSAVMVIDAARGIEAQTRKLFEVCRLRAVPIITFVNKVDREGRPPFELLDEIADILQLDVTPMSWPVGMGSDFEGVYDLHANTLSQPEGPSREFMGTSLDFTGMDDPKLAATISAPALAALRDESELAMGGYAGFDVERYRAGDLTPVYFGSALKDFGVAELIAALGAHAPGPRPQPAEPAPVTPDRADVTGFIFKVQANMDPNHRDRIAFMRLCSGTFKRGMKLTPTGHGKPIAIHSPILFFAQNRELADEAFPGDIIGIPNHGTLRVGDTMSERADVRFTGLPNFAPEILRRVVLKDPTKTKQLRKALDDMAEEGVTQVFYPEIGSNWIIGVVGQLQLEVLLSRLEAEYKVDAGLEMAPYDTARWVSAEDPADLKAFADINRNQLAKDRDGNPVYMAKTAWDVGYVADRYPKVKFAATRER from the coding sequence ATGTCCCAGATTTCCGACCGCCGCACCTTCGCGATCATTTCCCATCCCGATGCCGGCAAGACCACGCTGACCGAGAAATTGCTGTATTTCGGCGGCGCGATCCATCTCGCCGGCGAAGTGAAGGCGCGCGGGCAGAATCGCCGTGCGCGGTCCGACTGGATGAAGATCGAGCAACAGCGCGGCATCTCGGTCACGTCGTCGGTGATGACCTTTGAGAAAGACGGGCTGACCTTCAACCTGCTCGACACGCCGGGGCACGAGGACTTTTCGGAGGACACGTATCGCACGCTGACCGCGGTCGATTCCGCCGTCATGGTGATCGATGCGGCACGCGGCATCGAGGCGCAGACGCGCAAGCTGTTCGAGGTATGCCGCCTGCGCGCGGTGCCGATCATCACCTTCGTCAACAAGGTCGATCGCGAAGGCCGTCCGCCGTTCGAACTGCTCGACGAGATCGCCGATATCCTCCAGCTCGACGTGACCCCGATGAGCTGGCCGGTCGGGATGGGTAGCGATTTCGAGGGTGTCTACGATCTTCACGCCAACACGCTCAGCCAACCCGAAGGGCCGAGCCGCGAGTTCATGGGCACGTCGCTCGACTTCACCGGCATGGACGATCCCAAGCTGGCGGCGACCATCTCCGCGCCCGCGCTGGCTGCGCTGCGCGACGAATCCGAGCTGGCGATGGGCGGCTATGCCGGCTTCGATGTCGAGCGCTATCGCGCGGGCGATCTGACGCCGGTATATTTCGGTTCGGCGCTGAAGGATTTCGGCGTCGCCGAACTGATCGCTGCGCTTGGCGCCCACGCCCCCGGCCCACGCCCGCAGCCGGCCGAGCCCGCGCCGGTCACGCCCGACCGCGCGGACGTCACCGGCTTCATCTTCAAGGTCCAGGCGAACATGGACCCCAACCACCGCGACCGCATCGCCTTCATGCGGCTGTGCTCGGGCACGTTCAAGCGCGGCATGAAGCTGACCCCAACCGGCCACGGCAAGCCGATCGCGATCCACTCGCCGATCCTGTTCTTCGCGCAGAACCGCGAACTGGCCGACGAGGCGTTCCCCGGCGATATCATCGGCATCCCCAATCACGGCACGCTGAGGGTAGGGGACACGATGAGCGAGCGCGCCGACGTGCGCTTCACGGGCCTGCCCAATTTCGCGCCTGAAATCCTGCGGCGTGTCGTGCTGAAGGATCCGACAAAGACCAAGCAGTTGCGCAAGGCGCTGGACGACATGGCAGAGGAAGGCGTGACGCAGGTCTTCTATCCCGAGATCGGCTCGAACTGGATCATCGGCGTGGTCGGGCAGCTGCAGCTGGAGGTGCTGCTCAGCCGGCTGGAAGCGGAGTATAAGGTCGATGCCGGGCTGGAGATGGCGCCCTACGACACCGCGCGCTGGGTGTCGGCCGAGGATCCGGCCGATCTGAAGGCCTTCGCCGACATCAACCGCAACCAGCTTGCCAAGGATCGCGACGGCAACCCGGTGTATATGGCGAAGACGGCGTGGGACGTGGGCTATGTCGCCGATCGCTATCCCAAGGTGAAGTTCGCCGCGACGCGCGAACGGTAG
- a CDS encoding MAPEG family protein translates to MQAITLPITLVTTGGAAIIAMWLGTRAGSARRSAKVSIGDGGDDALITRMRAQANYVEYAPFIVMLIAAIELASGTSTWLWIAAISFLLARVAHALGMDGLKGAREGGTLVTFLLLLGLGLYAIALPWIAVNDQPPAIIETVPAVG, encoded by the coding sequence ATGCAAGCGATCACATTACCGATCACCTTGGTAACGACCGGGGGTGCCGCGATCATCGCGATGTGGCTCGGAACGCGGGCCGGCAGCGCGCGGCGATCGGCCAAGGTCAGCATCGGCGATGGCGGTGACGATGCGCTGATCACCCGGATGCGCGCACAGGCCAATTACGTCGAGTACGCCCCGTTCATCGTCATGCTGATCGCAGCGATCGAGCTGGCGAGCGGGACATCGACCTGGCTGTGGATCGCGGCGATATCGTTCCTGCTCGCCCGTGTGGCGCATGCGCTCGGCATGGACGGGCTGAAAGGCGCGCGCGAGGGCGGAACTTTGGTCACGTTCCTGCTGCTGCTTGGCCTCGGGCTATATGCGATCGCGCTGCCCTGGATCGCGGTGAACGACCAACCCCCGGCGATCATCGAGACGGTGCCGGCCGTAGGTTAA
- a CDS encoding TetR/AcrR family transcriptional regulator — protein sequence MSQGADPATPPRDRATDAASEGKAPRTERGRRTMRAILDAAALEFGERGFHDASISGITRRAGVALGSFYTYFDTKDAVFRALVRDISDQVRDHVAPAIRAAPDQLAAEQAGLREFIGFVRGHKELYRIIDESEFVDPESFRLHYATTAERIAGRLKDAATRGEIRADVSEVHAWALMGINVFLGLRYGVWGEDRTPEDIAETIADMLATGISPR from the coding sequence GTGTCGCAAGGGGCCGATCCGGCGACGCCGCCGCGTGATCGCGCGACAGATGCCGCGAGCGAGGGCAAGGCGCCGCGCACGGAGCGTGGGCGCAGGACGATGCGGGCGATCCTGGATGCAGCGGCGCTCGAATTCGGCGAACGCGGCTTCCACGATGCGTCGATCAGCGGCATCACGCGGCGGGCGGGCGTCGCGCTGGGTAGCTTCTACACCTATTTCGATACCAAGGACGCCGTGTTCCGCGCGCTGGTCCGCGATATCTCGGATCAGGTGCGGGATCATGTCGCGCCGGCGATCCGCGCCGCGCCCGATCAACTCGCCGCCGAACAGGCCGGCTTGCGCGAATTCATCGGCTTCGTGCGCGGGCACAAGGAATTGTACCGCATCATCGACGAATCGGAATTCGTCGATCCGGAAAGTTTCCGCCTTCACTATGCCACCACTGCCGAGCGCATCGCCGGACGATTGAAGGACGCGGCAACCCGCGGCGAGATTCGCGCAGACGTCAGCGAGGTTCACGCCTGGGCGCTGATGGGGATCAACGTCTTCCTGGGCCTGCGCTACGGCGTGTGGGGCGAGGATCGCACGCCGGAGGATATCGCGGAGACGATCGCCGACATGTTGGCGACGGGCATCAGTCCTCGATAG